GGTATATATTTGTTTTCCGAGTACATgtgttcaaaatttgaaaattcaagtataaatattataaaaaagcATAAAACACCAAATGTAAAATTAAATACATTTTAAAAGCCCATGTTTTAAAATGAGGCACGTTTCACCCTTTTGCATGAATCCTTAAGTttgacttttccaaaaagggtttttctagaaaatcataatttttacATAAAgactatatgtattttttttggGTATTCACATCAGGTTATCTTTTATTAGTAGATTTTTTATGAGATTGTATTAAATATCTTTTCAACAAGATTTACTTGCTTTGATTGATTTGGAAACACAAAGTTGGCAATTTCCAAATTGGTTTGCAAACATGAGGTCTTCATGCCAAAAATAATTCTCATTTGTTGATTGACAAAAagttgtgtgagacggtctcaaatattgtattttgtgagacaaatatcttatttgagtcatccatgaaaaaatattactttttatgctaaatatCAGTTATTTGGAtaatcaatgaaaaatattatttttatgctaaaaatattattttttatgctaaggcatagtttggtacacatgataggataaacatgtgatatataatataaggataagttaagaataaataagatgtaggatattatatttaatgtttggtatgattttaataagagtgattaaatttatatattagattgtaatgacaaaattaaccttatcataataaattttataatttcaaagttgttgcttgagttcatattttttacctgttcatgcgccgatagtgcgtgcatgatttatttatttttacctaattttatatattataatatgataattaaacCCTTGATTTTgcgagtcaagtcaaatatcaaattttaaggttaatcgagtgatactaataattttattgatatttataaaaattattactttttattgtgaatatcgatatggttgacccgtctcacagataatgaTTCGTAATATCGTCtgacaaaagacctactcttgtTGGTTAATACATATGGAAGAGTTAGTTTTCAAGTTTCAATGTCACGAGGCTTTCAATTAATTGTAATGTTAAGACTAGATaaattcaatcatttgagttTGAGATAAACGTGAAATTTACTTGATTGATGAATCGTATCATGAttgtcataaaaataaaaaatatataaaaattgaatGTATCATTTTGACAAATCAATTAGTTAATTTATGATatcatgtttaatttattacTCTATTGACATAACGGAAAATTGGGGAAAAATACCTAAAGTTCAAACTCTTTTTAAGTTCAGTCCCTACTCTATATTTTTTAACTCTGCACTCCCTAGTGAGATAATAAAGTACTTTCACCTCCcttagttaattttttttttattttaaaaggaaaaaaatctaAACCCAAAATCTATTCTCGTTCAGAAAAAAAGACTATCGCTCTCTACAGAAAACAAAAATGTGAGATCTTGCCATCGCCTTGTATCTTAGACTCTTCTCCTCTTCTCTCCACATACATGATACAACCACGTCTGCAATAAACAAAATGCATATCAGCTGAATCGAAGTTTTAGCAGAATCGTGCCTTCTCCTTTCATCTTGTAAGAAATTAcgtgtaaaggcccgtatttttgtattcataattttgcggaactattaaaaattttctaagtaaataattattttatctcatttaattaaaataagcatgtaaataattattaactttaaaataacaacgGAAGCGAAtaatgttttcaaccaacaatttaagaataatccaacgtaaacatcaatttaaaataatccaacatattaaaactgagtttgcataataaaaggtgcataaattaaatcatgaggtcctcgggtttactactactgacccaagatcgctcactggtctccgcccgcggtctcgacctcatcaatacctacaacaatcaagtctagtgagtctaaagactcaacatgtatatatcgtgaataacaagtaatatatatcataaaatcgcatgcaacgtaaaattAAAGTCTCGTAAAGCGTACGATGAAAatcatatcatgaataattatacctacgtgcatatctgaaaatcatacgtaaaagctttgctcaacgGAGCTctatcataacatatcataattttctggtatagataatgtttctaagcaagtggcccataacatagcgtaagcgcttgatcagactaaaccacagtatactgggtggtagagatcaatcacagcccttggactggatgtcagtacccccatacataatcataaaccggtcgtaagtcaccgggcggagaggtcctcggttgttcctaccgacttccaaacccataagcataaggtggccacaagacatatagcatttatctcaaaaataaacattttatatttttatgcacgtaatataattataaccttatttttaccggatgagttggatcgctcccaggctcgctgcgacataattctaatatgtgacacatgcaaataattttaacttgacaaaaacttaaccactaaaccaaaaacgagacgattaggaccaacaactttatttttaatcatggcttcgtaccaacccgaaccaacattaaaccgacgtttaaccatgattaaaaataccacaaaatactgaaaaatatgcataataagtgtaaaacacgaaaataggtgaaaggagtccaaaaacataaaacgctctttcgagagtcattttggcaccttttgccgtaaattctcgtacgacctctaaactcgaccaaatcatgaacggccaaaaacatgacctttctaactcattgaggtactttccagtccaaggccatgggctaaaagccaaccaagaactcataccaccccaaaaaccgaaaccatagcTGCTGTCAAATTTCAGTAGTGACAGTTTGTATCTTTTGTAGTGAAATTCCTGAATTTTATGactatgggcttgaaccaccacccaaggactcttaccaacatcctaaggcatggcttggaccatggataagggctaaaagccaaccataaACCAAGCTATTACCTAAGACACTGAAACATCCCAACCGAGAACTCAATTTCTGTGTAGTGATATgtattgaattgttttattatcttgtgtcgttccaatggccatttcatcgaccatggctcgatctagacatgatgtaGTGTTGTATGAActatggctatgggctaggagccacccacaatccaagcaacaccCAAAAACCGAACTCATACCCACAccgaaattcaaaatttaaaaccgATGAGCACCTTACTTAGTTATTTAAAAATCTTGTGGATCCGTGAACCAAATATTGAAAGGATGATTTgatcacgtcctagacatgataaggaatgATTCTAACCCTGGCTACAGTCCTTAAGACAACCAAGATTCGAAACCCCACTTTAAACACCCAATGAcagaaacttgaacataaaactgTAACTCATGGAAATGATGGAAATGTTGCTGTAACTTCTTTGTTGTGCTTGTATGGACTTGAACCATTGAACCAAAAACatcctaacacattctaatttaTTCCTAAATGCAGCCTTGTGTGCCTGGAAAATGAGACAACCTCCTGAAGCACCAAACAATTCAAAACCGTGAGTCACCAAGCATAAGccaaaaaaatctgtgcagaaacCTTGGTattgttgctgtcaaaatctcgtttttgcctCATAAATCCTGAGCATATggtgttttaaaatatctatagtacttgattgaagagcaaagaagcaacatatacatgcctggaaatcgTTTTGAAGAAGAACAAACCAATACGACAATACGGCGCGGCGGAACCGAGTTGGATTTCctttcttgttcttgtgctgttCTTACACGATTAAGCTGCTGATATTCTGATGCATTTTCGAAGGTGAGGGTGTAGGTTTGTTAGGCAATGAAGAAGGgtgttataggaggtgttaagggGGTAATAATATGCATTTAGTTAGGAGTTACAAGTGCAAGAGTTGAATGGGTTTTTGAATTATGTCTTCTCCCTTAGTTGCCGATTCCTTTCCTCATTTTGTTGCATGATTTCGTTCAGTTACTAGCATGATGGGTTAATGAAGACTCTAGGTAtattattgtgtttgaattcACTAATAACTAATGAATTAAAGGTGAGGAATTGTATTCACCTTAAAGGCTAATGAGGTGATTTGAATGAGGTTTACTACAATTTTTGAATTGTCTTAACATAATATtattactacctcttgcatggTATGCTAGTgttttatttcttgcattttaaattcttaaggtttaatacattcattatatattttttttatgaatgacaatttaatttagaatagAACATTGCATGGCATACTTGacttaaaatttaagtattaaaatgttatgtttaatttcttgactattttatacctagattaattcatcctccatttatttacatattttttttaagctttaattaaatattaatcaaaagaacttatttaccaacttaactctaattaatttattaaacccCAAGGaccttctttttctttaaattaaattattctttgacttaaattaaatttaggaatgtctttcttattattaatcttatctctaatctccaaactccggtccggcctcgcgtatttaactgaaaagataaaactaaacttttgcatttaaaataaatagttatgacttgtcaaatatcaaaatgaattagacccttcatatatatatatatatataaaatcatttttaaatttaaatagtaataattatgcatggcttatacgtagtctgattttcgggtcgttacattACGTGcaactttgttgaagagattttattttcaatgaaAATTGTATAATGGAGATGGTAATTCATCTTTGTCAACAAAATTTATGTGTATTTGTTGTGTTTGTTGAAATTCCTGAGCgtgaaattttttttgtgtGAATATATGCATCTGATTGTTAGAATATTAGATTGCACAAGATCAAACAAAAAAATCCCCATATCCATTTGAAACACCCAAATCTTATTATCATCATAACCAACCAGTAAGGCAAACCGTAGAGGAAAGAGAAGACATAATTAATGTGTATTTGTTATGGGGTTTGTTCAAATTCCCGAACCAGAATGATCGAGTAAAGTATTTCTTGTAGGTCGTTGTACAACATACAGTAAACAAGTGTTATGTTTTGTATGTATCCCCAATTCGCTAAAAAAACAATgttgagaaaattttgaaactaGAAAGTAGTTGAGCTTAGTTCAAATATAAATAGTGTGCATTGGTTGTGTTTGTTGAGAATTTTCCAGGTTCATATTGAGCGCAGATACTGGACGAAAATGTAAATTTTgtgtttatatattatgtgtgttgGTTGTGTTTGTTAATGTTTTTTTAGCTTTGAAGATTTGTTTATGAGGAAAAGTGAACAATGAAACCAATGACGCACATTTTTTTTATGTGAATACTGACAACAAGCTGCTTGGAAGTCCTTGTATTTATCTTCATTATATTGGAACAATAACACTCAATTTTTTCTGTGAAGATATTTGAGTCAATATTGAAGGTGATGTGATGCTGCTAGGAAGTTGTTTGTACAATAGGCGATTGTTTATCTTTACAATCGAGGAAAATATGAGCCTAATGCAGATGTATTTTCATCTTGCCAACAAATGTGATCAAATCAATCCTTCTTCAACCATCATACAATACCTTGCACCTCACCGAAAGTTATATGTGACATTGAATGAAGATGAGGATGTCGGTAATTTGATCACATTGTTTGCTTACATGAAAATGAACATCATTGACATGATAGCAATCCAAAAAGATGAAATTATTCCAATTGACATGAATAACCTCAGGTAATTCctgtattttttatttgtagTTGTGTCACACGTGAACATTAGAAATAAATGATTGAATTTTTTTCGTTTAATTTATTCATACAGTTAATAAGTTCATTTTTATCTAAGATACGGATGTTGGTATTTCGAGCGAAGCATTTAATACATCATTCACTTTTGAAacttgaattttatttattgatttattttattgttgattTTCTTTAAGGAATGATGTTGATACAGATGTTGGTTCTTCGAGTGCTTCTCAATTTGAAATGGTTCTACAAAGTAACTCCATTGATGCTTGGAGTCATTTGATTCCTGGAGAaggaaaaatttttaaaaatcctgATGAGTTTCGAAAGGTTGTTAAAAACTATGCTATTGCTACTAGGAGATTGTTTGTGTA
The Primulina tabacum isolate GXHZ01 chromosome 9, ASM2559414v2, whole genome shotgun sequence DNA segment above includes these coding regions:
- the LOC142556803 gene encoding uncharacterized protein LOC142556803, whose translation is MLLGSCLYNRRLFIFTIEENMSLMQMYFHLANKCDQINPSSTIIQYLAPHRKLYVTLNEDEDVGNLITLFAYMKMNIIDMIAIQKDEIIPIDMNNLRNDVDTDVGSSSASQFEMVLQSNSIDAWSHLIPGEGKIFKNPDEFRKVVKNYAIATRRLFVYKKNDSQKIIVVCIVKGCSWRIYASKYKADETFGIRKCCLQHVCREANLRTRGHPKADSVWVANIVKDKLRGEPSYRPSAIVRDIHREYGVELKYHKAWMGKEIAMHQIYGT